The sequence GTTTTGGCAGGTATACAACATGGCCAATGCCAGATGCAAAAGGGGGGGAATGAAAGAAGAATCAAATATTGAAACTCTTCAGAGGAAATTTGCCTTGTACTTGTAGAACAAAACTAGAACAGTGTCACTTGTAGTGACAATCAACAATTCGCAGCATACACCCACTGGTAACTTGCTGTGATTTTTACACAAGGGGCAAGCTGCACAACTTGCAAGAAGTTCCTGAGTACATGTGTGTTTAGTTCTGGGTCACAGCCAGCGTTTGTGAAGCTGTGCATTAGGAAAGTCAGTCCAGTACAGCACGGCCATTGTGGTTTTGTAACAGAAGGAAGGCATCTCGTGTGACAACCTGGTTTGAGGCAAATAGTTGCGAGTGCTTGGGAAATGTCACTGCAACTTAGGACTGTGTTTTTAACCACTTGCAGTGCTTTTTTTTCATGGGAGCATTTTTTGCACCGCTAACACCCCCCTTCCTTTCCATCAGAGGCTGCAACTGCTGACCGAACAAAAATTTGATACataaagaacaaatttttttagtgttttgtatgttttgttgtcttttagattATACTTTCACATCATGCATCTTATTCCAATAATAAAATCACGGGTTACACAAAAAAGGTGGCCTTACTTAGTACCAAGTGTACAATGAGAACTATTTGTATCAATTCATGACAGGTCTGCATTCCATCATAAATGTACCCAGCATGTGGAAAAATGACCAAATATAGTTTTACATGATCATTCAATAGTATTACTTATACGATTTGATTTTCCCTTGAATTACTAGTAGATCTATCTGGACAGAACTGGAAATTAGTGGCTTGTAATTTGTGCATCTATGTAGCTGTATGTTGTATTGTTTATAGCCAGTGAACAAGAAGGTATTCTTGCCTTTTTTGCATATCTCCAACGACtccaacaaaacaaatcaaaatttcTTCTCTTTCCAATGATGTATTAAATATAAGGTAATTATCAAAGGCAGTATTTCCTTTCGAGAAGACAGTATTTCCTTTCTGTcttgactgtttcgaaattttatccagttgcttgagtaactgttttttgaaGTATTTCCTTTCTAGTTTGACTATTCATTAATACAATACCATCATCCTTGGCAGTGTGACATCATGTATTGCTTTGACTCATAGCAAAGCTACCCAGTCTCCTTATATGGTTTTGAACTGCCAAATATGGGTATGGCATTCCAAGGGAAGTTGGCCTTGCTGAGAAAGAGGTTGGCATGGTTTACCTTCATTATCACCTCCTTAGGGACTCACACTGGCATTTCCCGCTGGCAGACACAGTGGAATCAGGCAAATATTTGGCCCCAGTACAAACATCCTTCACTGTTGGAATTCCAAGATACTGTCAACTCCCTACACCAAACCTGTCCAACATTCAGGGACATGTGTGTAGCATAAAGTCATTGATGAAATAGGATAGGGCTAAGGGCTAGTCAGGTCTTCAAAGTGTTATTTATGATCTAAGGTTACTCATTTCATTCAAGGTATCAACTGGGTTATGTATCAATCATTCATATATGGGTTCTTTGGTCATTTCCTCTTAGCTATATGTGTACATGAAATACTGCGCTGCTTAGGCtagcatacaacatgtacatggataCAGTTGATAAGGCTCTGTGACAGGTTTGTTTGAAACAAGAGCTCATGTTAAAACATGACTCATTGTCGTCATTGATGAATATTGTGATACTATTTTGTACTCGTTGTTTATGGAAAAGCTttgatgttactgtaaatgcatttaagttagcgtggtttttatttcgcgctaaggggaaaacggtgctatagtcacatactgctacaatatagGAAAAAACGGTGAAGcagtcgccgcaaaaaccgcaaacataaaaacaccgcgaacataaaaccactgcgaacatttctgcatttacagtatgtcttgTCTAATCAGAATGTTTTCTTTTGATACAATACAACAAATGGGGAATGAGTTTTCGTTTGCAATTTGTGTGATATACATGTCAGGgttcgaaattcatctttgggaataggtgcactggtgcacccaactaaaaaaattgggtgcacagaaagaattttgggtgcaccacataaaataaagttgaatgttcttcagaacgtaattacaaagtttaacgctgctgcctctcttaagaacttcaatctgtaattctatagctaactttaaaatttcaaacaaataatacattaaataaagtacagcaaaaagttatcatgctgttttttatacttacatttcaagaatattctgtatactagtgtacaatagtacctttaccctataggctacaaaaatatctaggtgcaccagtgcacccacagtcaaaaattaggtgcacagctccaactttgggtgcactgggtgcacatgcacccattatttcgagccctgcatgtaGTTACACATTACTTAAATTTTGGTTTTGTTTGTGAACATTTTCATCCCTTCAGATTACCAAGATGTCGAGCAGGAAAACCAAGGGACAGAAGACGAAGAAGCGCGCTCAGCGTGCAACCTCCAATGTCTTCGCCATGTTCGACCAGGCGCAGATCCAGGAGTTCAAGGAAGCCTTCAACATGATCGATCAAAACAGGGATGGCTTCATCGACAAGGAGGACTTGCACGACATGCTGGCCTCTCTTGGTAAGGAAGCAGTTTCTACATTTACCTCCTGTACTTAAGATTTGTTTAGAAAGTCTTGAGATTAGGGTATGGAAGGAAATCAAGATGTTTTACTTTTGGTCaagaaatatttgtttctaTTAGACTGTATCTAGGTCTGTGTGTAAATAAACACATAATCACAGAgacatatttattttattttgatatctCTTAGTGGAAAGATGAATCATTTGACAGGACTTATTTTGATATTGTGTCAAATATTTGGCATATGCATGTAGTATGCATGTACCTTAGCCtcaaccaggccttcctacgggggtatggatcgtagaatttggcaaattGCAAGCTCCCCTGgcaaattttctccctacagccggcatggttagtctggtagagactacatgtacctatacaTTTGGGTTAAATGGCTTCTTGTGGTAAGTTGTAGATACAGAAGTTGTAAGAGAAATTTTTTGAAAGATTCTACCATGTAAAAATATGTATACAAATTGCTGCTTCTGCTGAAGCAGCATAGTGACACTGTATTCAGTATTACGGTACTATTTTCTCAattctatcatatttcatcaCTACTTTTTGCATGTAATGCCATAGGCAAGAACCCCACAGACTCATACCTGGAAGACATGATGAATGAGGCACCAGGCCCCATCAACTTCACCATGTTCCTCACCCTGTTTGGGGAGAAGCTGAACGGCACAGATCCTGAGGATGTCATCAAGAATGCCTTCGGCTGCTTTGATGAGGATGGAAGTGGTAAGACCATATCATAATCTATAGCTAGACATGGTAGTGTAGCAAAACATATTCtcctattcccaaaaataatttcatcaggttggtggcgtctgtgtagcacagtggcagagcatccggctatgaaccaatacgACCCAGGTTCagtccccagtggagtacccagacatgtccggacatgcacccagacgttgtgtccttgggaaaggcacttaacacgtatttcccatatcctaagcccagcaatagggtttgggttggcgttaggaagggcatccagccgtaaaaatttgctacaaaaaaagagttctggggctcccccatccatgtgtaagcacgtctaacccccagatgatggggaacaaaagacgtaaaactggagagagagagagagaggttaGAACATAGGGTATTggaggatatttggagtttcttttaacacaaccaggaatctcacctgctgacgttttggtgtctgtcaaacaccttcttcagagcttctgactggagtactgcttctcgtcGCTATAATTATAAGcagccgatgtaggtggtgcttttgcggcgagaacacaatcccaaacgtggctgagcttgtatcccccctcgtcccggttcataactggtgttgacttcctgatatcctatgttctaacaacctgatgaaactattttcggtaggatattggagtttttcttttacacaaccagtgatgTCTCTCCCCTGcttacgtttcgatgtctataagacaccttcctcagagcttctgactggagtaagcAAGTGAGAGACATtattggttgtgtaaaggaaaaCCTCCAATATCCTACATTCTCCTGTTTTTAGATATTTGAAATGTGTTCAGTTTTTATTTGCAAGAACAGGTTTGGGTCTGCTAGTGTCGTTTTTCAGAGTCTTGCACTTAAGTTTTCAGTGGAATTGTGGAATTGTGCTCCCAGCCAGTGTGAAAATAGGTGCATGGATGGGTGTACAGGCATCAGAATGGTTACGGTGGAATCTTGTGGTGGTCAATCTTAATGTTTTAACTTTATGTTTATTTTCAGTTTGTATGATATACGTTTTGTATGCTGTGGCTCACTTGCAATGTTAATACTTTCAGCTGTGTGCACCTTACATATTAGttttaatgttgtttttattatgcatgacatgttgttttttaaaaGGTATGTCAGCATTTACTTCAGCTATtgtttatgatttgatattgcTTGTATGCTGCTTTGGCCATACAATCTATGTTTTAAAGATATGAAGTATCATTCTGTaaatatttattttatttactttGTAATGTATTGCTTGATCTAAGCATGCAAGCCACCTTTTTGAGAGTCTTGTTGTGAGTGCACCATACTTAGTTTATAATGTTTGCATTTGTATACTGTGCCAACGGGATATTGTGAAGCACACTTTAAATTTGCACTGCTTTTCTTTATCAGTTGTTTGAGGGATTGAAACTAAGATATATTTGCTTGGTAGTTGTGGACTATACATTTGTgagaaaatttaaaaagaagaagtttgtatttaagtttgtccacttacattgtatttttggtcTTTTGAcacagaaatatttgcagtatGCACATCTTAGTTTTTTTCTGGTACCCACCCAGATACAGCTTGCTCTGTCACCATTGACATTGTTTGTGTAGACTGTAGCTTGTGTTTGATGTTTGATGTTTGCATGTTTGATTTGCTGGTTACCACATGGTGCATGAAGGAAAGACTCAGAGCCACTGGCAAATACAGTATGCAGCCCCCTCACATCTAGAGTACAGTTTATATGAAGAGttgtgcatgtacatttgtataggtTAGGCAGTTCGAATTTCATCCATGTCCAAACAAGACTTAAAGTAGATGTACATTATTTCAATGTTGTTGACAACCAAATAGGACTATTTCTCTTTAAAATTGCATGGAGAATGGTCAGGAATGTTTTAGATGATGATTAAAACTAAAGAGGGAGGAAGTATTTGTAAGTTTTCCTGACTGTTTGagattttaaaaagaaacaGCCCTGAACGTTTAGTTACTTTTACACCAAATTGTCAACCCTTGTGGCAGAAACAATTCTATCTCAATTCTTATATTTCATCTAGCAGACTAACAACATATAGATGACATGTGTGAACCTTGCATCTATTTCTTTACGTACACTGTAATGCAGCACCTAAATCCTATGCTTTTTCAAGCTGTGTATTCAACTTCACGTCAAAACTCTCACTAGGATTAACATCcacaatgcaaaagttactcaaacaactggataagttttgtaaacggtcagccACAGaggaaagatagtggatgcaatctgaaatgtctgaccgttaacaaaacttatccagtttcttgagcaacttttgtaatgtgtatcttattacctggatgtctaacctacaTCAAAGTAGCAGGACTAACGCCAGTTATTCTTTTACCCTCTCCCTGCTAACTaatcccataaccaatacaaatttgaagcCAAACAGTTACTTCAGCAGGcagaaagttttaaaaaattgtCTGGATTCCTTTCCCTCATCTTTACTCCTCTTGTGTCaatctgacctttgacctaccttTGACCTTTCCTGTCATACTGTGCCTGTACCTGACCCACCAATAGGTGCCGTTAGCGAAGAACAGATACGTGAACTCCTGATGACCATGGGGGAGCGTTTCTCCGACGAACAGGTGGATGACCTCTTCCGCGACGCGCCGATCAAGGAGGGGCAGTTCTACTACCCGGAGTTTGTCCGCGTCCTGAAACACGGACAGAAGGACAGAGAGGAGAGGACTGACCAAGCGTAGAGGACTGACCAAGCGTAGAGGGCTTAGGGAGTTCTGTAGGTTTCAAACTTGGCATGGTAGTCGTGAATGCCAGGGCACGCTGGCTCACAGAAGCTTTGGAAAGTTGACATGCTTTTTTCAAACTTGCAATGAAAATTTCCAGGACAGTTAAAACTGtttaagaagaccactcaggcgATCGATcaaatctggtctgtgtggacaggtggtcactatagacaggattcatTAAGAATGgatgggaaaaatcatctaagggaccaccaaaaagtggtcacattggccaggtggttcttatgcaGAGGTTGTCGCTTGTActagtttgactgtacattggccaggtggtctttatgtagaggtggccacttgtacaggtttgattgtacacGTTTTGGTGTACAGAATTTCCAAACTCCCAAAGACCAATTGTCTGAAAATTCTAATTTTTTCATCAACCAAAAATCCTTATTTCTTGAAAAGACATGTCAACTTTGAATTGCTTGATTGTAAGCACATGATACCAGCCCAGCACGGTGTGGAGGTTGTCACTTTTGCAGTCAATAACTTGGAACTGCACTTGAATGTTACAGCATGTGACCGAATGTTCGAACTTCACTGTGTTTGGATATTTATACACCTATGTTCTGActgattttgtttcctttgGTTTGCTTGTATTGACAGTTTGGGTTGTTTTGTTCTTGCACAACTACTATTTTATCTTACTACTTTATGTTATTAACAAACTTTGCATGTCATTTTGCCCACCTTGCACAGTCACAGCTATATTGTAACAAGTTTTGTTGCAGTTTTATATTTGGTTGCTGTACTGGTTTCGTGCATGAGGCAGTGGATTGTTTTCCTTTATTGTTAATACCTGATTTTTTCTTGTACGACTGACCATTGACAGCAATTCAACATGTAGTACATACATGGAACCACACATTACTATTTACTTTGTGAATAAGTTGTCTTGCCATGCTAATGTTCGGAAGAaaacagccaacaaattgctatgttttggaaaatggatTTTGTATAAGCTGACATTTCGACTATGGTAGTGAACACTTATAATACCTATTTGACATGGTAGCCAAAAACTAGCCAtatattttcaaacattgtGTGTTTGATGTAGCATATTACTTGATAAGTTGAAGTTCCCATACCCATGCAGCGTATATTCTACATACAAAAGTAGTGACGGTTATTCGTAGGTATAGAGTTTTGTACTAAATTCAtggtttctttttttacttACCGTCCGTTGTTCATACAATGAAACCTTTGCACCTTTTAATCATCCAGAAGTGGAAATTTTGCAGGTAGAGCTACATGATGGTATTGAATACATAAAAAGTGTACACAGTTTGATAGCTTACTGTACAGAGAAATTAATGTATATCTTTCTGTTGCCTAGGAACAATTGACGAAGAGAGGTTGAGAGAGCTCCTGACGACGATGGGAGATCGTTTTACAGACGAGGAAGTTGACGACATGTTCCGGGATGCCCCCATCAAGAAACAACAGTTCAACTACATCGAGTTTACCCGCATCCTGAAACATGGCGCCAAAGACAAGGACGAGCAGTAGAGAATGAATGAAGGTCTTTTAAAGTTGAATCAGATCTACCGGTGTATGCTGTAGTTGTGCCAGATATGTTGAGTCCACTTTGGAAAGACCAGAATCTCGTAGAATGTTTTTGTAGCTTGTATATCATGAGGTGTAATCCTTCTAAGGAATCTCAAGATGTCTGCCTTCTCCATTTTTGGAGTTTGGAACAGACTTTGCCATGTGTACGCCTCGACCTTGGATATAGTGGTCAGTTGACCTTGAAAATGAGATCATGTATTGTTGGAAATGGTATGGAAGACTTCAAAGTTTTTTGATTGTGCACAAAGTGAGGGATAATTTTTCAACTGATTGTATAAGTTTCGTAGATCATTCAtatgatgaaatacatgtatgatgtgtcGAAGGCAAACGCAGTAGACTTGTGATGATTGATTCAGCTTTTTAAGATTTAAGAAAGATTCATGTATTCCAAATTATACCAAACTATAACTATATAAGTCCTTAGAAACAAGCATTTTAAATGATAGGCCAATGAGTACAATGAAGAAATTGTAGTTTGTTTTGGTCAAATTTTGTATATCTTCTATCTTTCACTATCTTTTTATATGTGTGCCATTTATGTAGGATTATGACTGCTGCATTCTTAAGTTATGGTAATCCTAAACTAGGAAAACAGCAggtttttcatacatgtatggccTGGTTGTAAATTAGGCATAGTTTATATAATCCCATGGCTTATGAGGTTAATAAGACACAAGGATATTTACATTCCAATGTGAGTTTGTTGCTAGAACAcctatttttatttcataccaaactaTTGCTCAACTCTCTTCAAACCTCTTGAAAATATTAGACATATATTCACTTTTGTATTTATGCTGTAGCCAACCCTTTTGAGCTGAAGGTAGAGCCTCACTTGGATATCAGGATTAGTTGTGCTAGTTTCTATGCAATAAAAGGAAATTTCTTTCTGTacctttgaatttgttttattGGAAGAATGGTCTTCGAATTAGTTGAATGGTCCCCAATGGAATAGATTtatgtttgaaagaaaactcAGTAAATTTCAAGCACAACTTCTGCTGGGAGTTATGGAGTGGTCTTCCAAAGTCATACTATGACACATTGTAGCCAGGGATTTGTTCCTTGAATGATTGGGTCCCAGTTCTACAtactatcatcatcatacatactATGAAGGGGGaaatgttcacagggatttgatttcaagGGTGTTGGTGgttagaagacaacaaaagtttTCATGATGGTTTTGAGTTTACAGCGTAgatgtcactgacaaaaaaagcagacataaaaccacaaaAAATTCCCCTTACACAGTATACGCCACTTTGacggaacaaaaaaaaatgtcatgatgGTTTTGAGTTTACAGCGTAGATGTCACTGCCAAAAAACGTAGACATAAAACCGCAAAAAattctccttatacagtatATGCCACTTTGTGTGTGAGGTGTAGGGGATGAGTGTATGATGCCATGGCCTAGTGGGTaaagtgtttgccttgcattccgtaggtcgtgagttcaatcCCCAGACGAATTATACCCAAGACTGGTAAGAATggtactgctttctctgcttagcactcagcatttgggaaagagtatggttgTTGAATACACCCCACTACTAGTGAACTATCCCCTCGCTGTaatgattgcacaaagttgtgtgaccCTAgcgctactgaaacggagatgggcaccgccctatgcatCATTTGGGCAGGAAGGATTCTAACTTACACTATTTACACACACACTAAAGAAGACTTCTGGAAACATGTCTGATTTATGCATTCTTGTTCCTTTAATTCCCAGTACAGATGGGCCGAGGTGCCACATAAAGCACTGGTCTATTAACCTGCAATAAACCATTGTGCCCTGCATTTCATCATATCATACATTTGTcaatactgtactgtatgtgtACTTCTGATACTGTAAGCTTCAGCGAGTAGTACTTCTCATTGAGTAATGACCCTGCAATGCTGGGTCATGATTTTCCCTTGCATATGGGCCATAATTTGCCTAGAAGGCTGTTTCAACCCAGTCTGGCTACTGGGACTATGTTCTATTTTTTTGCAGCACCCTATCGGtggactttttttcattttaagcTAAAGCCAGAagctcatcatcattattacccTGCCGTTGTGACTTCTTTGCCTATCATCACCGttgtttaaaggcatccagagcattttgtgTGGCTTGAATATTGGAAATAttgtagttgctgtaatctttatgaaattgtcatttaatgccactgtttaccacatttgcatgatgATAACATGTTACAAGCGCTCAAAAGCCacgcgaaaataagctacacaatgatccctttagtttcgcACGCCTAGTGTAGActgaaacagaactcaaaaTGGTTTTTTCGTCGGTAATGGACCGTTCCCGCCGAACACCATCTAGAACcccgttctatttggaacaccttcgtcaaaaacagcgctagtgggacagaaatgacaagcagggtatgtatatctgggacagatttCTCACTGCATTGGGTACATGAAtacccaaaaaaaaaaactaaatgaaaaagaaaacatctcaggcactcaaggggacggagcttacataacacattgccaactaccacCAAGTCCGTTTCTCATGTACTTGTGCGTTATTCTGGTGTTCGACTTGAATGGTCCATTCTCTGCAAGTTCCGGCGACGGGACATCACGTTCCAAAAAGTcggaaaatttgaagaaaaaaaatggtggcgctgacagcgcttggattttctatcagtgctCAACACAACACCAtagcatctttgctccttgaatgtcgatatgtaatggtacagtgttattgaaacttactatgtgtagaaatggctaaaaaatagttttttaatttgagtttgaagccacataaagtgctctgggtgcctttaacaataGCAACATTAAACACCTGGAATGATAAAACAACGGTGATGGAAAGCATTCGGCTTACATCCTAACTCTGGCAAAACGTCCACTGGGACGTTCCCTGGACGGAGCGTTACGTCCGTACTCAGTCCAGCTGTTGGGGTTCGTTGCGTCTCGGCTGTCAACGTCGTCGTCTATTGACCTGGCGTTGGCGTCCGTCGAGGCGGTTTCTTGCAAGACATCACAGGCGATGTTTTCAGCTGTTTCTCTCCGTTGGCGTTTGAGCCCGGTGGCGATCACGGATCGATCTGGAACAAACCACCACGGCCCCCACTGACTGACCTTGTTGTTGCGGTCCCGGGTAGTCGTTGCGTGCCCTTTGATCAGGGCTAGCTTAGCCGCCCTGTCTTGAGGCAAGCGTTCCTGCAACAGTAGGGTCTTCTCCATGTTCCCAACATCTTGATAGTGACTTTCTACAAGGAAACAGACATTGGGCAACAATGTTGAATTGACCTGTCAAAAAGGCAGACCATCATGTCAAAGCATACACATGGTAAATTTTAGACTTCAAGCTGTAccttttttaaatttgttttcattccacataataacataacataacataacataacgttacatacttacattttgtaatatcaaaaatattcacAGAGCAATGATGGTGGTACGAACCATTCACGTTACGACTAAAACAGTTCATGGAAACTACAGGAGCATCAGTTGTGTACAATACTGAGTGTGAGACAATCTCACCTCATTCAACATTCAAAcggtacaaaatacatgtagatctaaagGATCTAGAATCTCATTTGTTTAGCATTAACCTGGCTTTAAATTCCTCgaaatgttcccggtggtttacgttcgcggttttcgAGGTAAGGTCTTCGTGAACTTATAACTACCGCAactttttttgccctcctacccccttg comes from Branchiostoma lanceolatum isolate klBraLanc5 chromosome 2, klBraLanc5.hap2, whole genome shotgun sequence and encodes:
- the LOC136427248 gene encoding myosin regulatory light chain 12B-like isoform X1; this translates as MCDAKITKMSSRKTKGQKTKKRAQRATSNVFAMFDQAQIQEFKEAFNMIDQNRDGFIDKEDLHDMLASLGKNPTDSYLEDMMNEAPGPINFTMFLTLFGEKLNGTDPEDVIKNAFGCFDEDGSGAVSEEQIRELLMTMGERFSDEQVDDLFRDAPIKEGQFYYPEFVRVLKHGQKDREERTDQA
- the LOC136427248 gene encoding myosin regulatory light chain 12B-like isoform X2; amino-acid sequence: MCDAKITKMSSRKTKGQKTKKRAQRATSNVFAMFDQAQIQEFKEAFNMIDQNRDGFIDKEDLHDMLASLGKNPTDSYLEDMMNEAPGPINFTMFLTLFGEKLNGTDPEDVIKNAFGCFDEDGSGTIDEERLRELLTTMGDRFTDEEVDDMFRDAPIKKQQFNYIEFTRILKHGAKDKDEQ
- the LOC136427248 gene encoding myosin regulatory light chain sqh-like isoform X4, yielding MSSRKTKGQKTKKRAQRATSNVFAMFDQAQIQEFKEAFNMIDQNRDGFIDKEDLHDMLASLGKNPTDSYLEDMMNEAPGPINFTMFLTLFGEKLNGTDPEDVIKNAFGCFDEDGSGTIDEERLRELLTTMGDRFTDEEVDDMFRDAPIKKQQFNYIEFTRILKHGAKDKDEQ
- the LOC136427248 gene encoding myosin regulatory light chain 12B-like isoform X3, giving the protein MSSRKTKGQKTKKRAQRATSNVFAMFDQAQIQEFKEAFNMIDQNRDGFIDKEDLHDMLASLGKNPTDSYLEDMMNEAPGPINFTMFLTLFGEKLNGTDPEDVIKNAFGCFDEDGSGAVSEEQIRELLMTMGERFSDEQVDDLFRDAPIKEGQFYYPEFVRVLKHGQKDREERTDQA